A single genomic interval of Flavobacterium sp. N2820 harbors:
- a CDS encoding phage minor head protein has product MHTRLNYLYDCGCNDCQAEKKRLNLSLNDTFKRFLNTSLKAFKQLHKNKGYKPEDLKKEKAYQNLIKGTYDILNLGIKDNDMPEQMKKALQSDAFLFGGLKANAQLFEASQLLLNEDGTIKPYKELASEFDRLNVLYNQTYLEAEYQFAINSSEMAAKWSELGTSERYNLQYRTASDDRVRDSHKALHDITLPKEDAFWNSFYPPNGWRCRCTAVEVLKDKYEASESDKSIKAGEKATTEIGKDGKNRLEIFRFNPGKEQKLMPPKHPYNKVAGASKLKDGN; this is encoded by the coding sequence TTGCATACACGATTAAATTATTTATATGATTGTGGTTGTAACGACTGTCAAGCCGAAAAAAAGCGTTTAAATCTTTCTTTAAACGATACGTTTAAACGCTTTTTAAACACCTCGTTAAAGGCTTTTAAACAGTTGCACAAGAACAAAGGCTACAAACCTGAAGACCTGAAAAAAGAAAAAGCATACCAAAACCTAATCAAGGGAACGTATGATATTTTAAATTTAGGAATCAAGGACAACGATATGCCCGAGCAAATGAAAAAGGCTTTACAAAGCGATGCTTTTTTGTTTGGAGGTTTAAAAGCCAATGCGCAACTTTTTGAAGCTTCGCAGTTGCTATTAAATGAGGACGGAACAATTAAGCCGTACAAAGAATTAGCGAGCGAGTTCGACAGATTAAACGTGTTGTATAATCAAACGTACTTGGAGGCAGAATACCAGTTTGCAATTAACTCGTCGGAAATGGCTGCCAAATGGTCTGAGTTAGGAACTTCGGAGCGTTACAACTTACAGTATAGAACAGCGAGCGATGACCGTGTGCGTGATAGCCACAAAGCATTGCACGATATTACGTTACCAAAAGAAGACGCTTTTTGGAATAGCTTTTATCCTCCAAATGGTTGGCGTTGTCGATGCACAGCTGTGGAGGTTCTAAAAGATAAGTACGAGGCGAGCGAATCGGATAAGTCAATTAAAGCGGGAGAGAAAGCGACAACCGAAATTGGAAAGGACGGCAAAAACCGACTTGAGATTTTTAGATTTAACCCGGGCAAAGAACAAAAGTTAATGCCGCCAAAACATCCATACAATAAAGTAGCTGGAGCAAGTAAATTGAAAGATGGAAATTAA
- a CDS encoding DUF935 domain-containing protein: MENNNNKIPVFELAGQGVWKVKGTGKNYVSGIVPKTITQTRKDIKEWLSAQQLATAAENAKRYPLYNLYAEIQKDLHLRSQINNRMLKSLSRAFVIKDKNGKIDQELTDLLNNQNWVYGINKAILETVYNGHSLVELNYENEKLTTTLIPRQNVDPVNGLIFFDYTDDGKKIEYRKQKEYGSWLMEFGDNKDLGLLNGCVPHVLFKRFSQSCWSELAEIYGVPPRVMKTNTQDKVMVNRAKQMMTDMGSAAWFIIDDSESFEFAKGVTTNGDVYKNLITLCNNEMSMGISGAVVGQDTANGSNAKETASISIVQDLVDSDLTLLEQHWNTTVIPGLVLLGIIPEGVSFGFDPTEDLTELWKMTVQAANFFEVNPTWVKTKFGIEVVGAKKAEPANKLSLSIEDGFFV, encoded by the coding sequence ATGGAGAATAATAACAATAAAATACCTGTATTCGAATTAGCAGGGCAAGGCGTTTGGAAGGTTAAAGGAACAGGCAAAAATTATGTTTCTGGAATTGTTCCAAAAACAATTACGCAAACTCGAAAAGATATTAAAGAGTGGCTGTCTGCTCAACAATTAGCAACTGCAGCAGAAAACGCCAAACGTTATCCGTTGTATAATTTGTATGCCGAAATTCAAAAGGATTTACACCTACGCTCGCAAATTAACAACCGTATGTTAAAGTCGCTTTCCAGAGCCTTTGTAATTAAAGACAAAAACGGAAAGATTGACCAGGAACTTACCGACCTTTTGAACAATCAAAATTGGGTGTATGGAATCAACAAAGCTATTTTAGAAACAGTTTACAACGGACACTCTTTAGTTGAGCTAAACTATGAAAATGAAAAGCTTACTACTACATTAATTCCACGTCAAAACGTTGACCCTGTAAATGGTTTGATATTCTTTGATTATACTGATGACGGTAAAAAAATAGAGTATCGAAAACAAAAGGAATACGGCTCTTGGTTGATGGAGTTTGGAGATAATAAAGACTTAGGACTTTTGAATGGATGCGTGCCACACGTTTTATTCAAAAGATTTTCTCAAAGTTGCTGGAGTGAACTAGCCGAAATATACGGAGTTCCGCCTCGTGTGATGAAAACAAACACACAGGATAAAGTAATGGTTAACCGAGCTAAACAAATGATGACCGACATGGGTTCTGCTGCTTGGTTCATTATTGACGACTCTGAAAGTTTTGAGTTTGCGAAAGGCGTTACGACAAACGGAGATGTTTATAAAAACTTAATTACGCTTTGTAATAATGAAATGTCGATGGGCATTTCTGGAGCTGTTGTGGGTCAAGATACTGCCAACGGTTCCAATGCAAAAGAAACGGCAAGTATTTCAATTGTTCAGGATTTAGTTGATAGTGATTTAACACTATTGGAGCAACACTGGAATACAACCGTTATTCCTGGTCTTGTACTTTTAGGAATTATTCCTGAAGGCGTAAGTTTTGGTTTTGATCCAACGGAAGATTTAACAGAGCTTTGGAAAATGACAGTGCAGGCTGCTAACTTTTTTGAGGTAAACCCAACTTGGGTAAAGACTAAATTTGGAATTGAAGTTGTAGGGGCTAAAAAAGCGGAACCCGCTAACAAATTATCGCTAAGTATCGAAGACGGTTTTTTCGTTTAA
- a CDS encoding DUF1320 domain-containing protein — translation MFITKEDLGNVIYDYQLDQITEGDDDIVAQGIAAAIEEAKSYLTPNPDNKKWLDGRLLYDVDAIFGATGLDRNSLILQHCCTLAKWHIAELCNADFIYEKAKERYDRAIAWFTKIANGTINLSSLPQLDRTEESAGDTQPFQFGSRAKFNHDY, via the coding sequence ATGTTTATAACAAAAGAAGACTTAGGTAACGTTATCTACGATTACCAATTAGACCAAATAACAGAAGGCGACGACGATATTGTGGCACAAGGAATTGCGGCTGCTATTGAAGAGGCTAAAAGTTATTTAACACCAAACCCAGATAACAAAAAGTGGTTGGATGGGCGTTTGCTTTATGATGTTGATGCAATTTTTGGAGCTACTGGATTAGACCGCAATTCCTTAATTCTACAGCATTGTTGCACATTAGCAAAATGGCACATTGCAGAGCTTTGCAATGCCGACTTCATTTACGAAAAGGCAAAGGAACGCTACGACAGAGCCATTGCATGGTTCACTAAAATAGCAAACGGAACAATTAACCTTTCTTCACTTCCGCAACTAGATAGAACCGAGGAAAGTGCTGGCGACACACAACCATTTCAATTTGGATCAAGAGCAAAATTTAATCATGATTATTAA